Part of the Toxotes jaculatrix isolate fToxJac2 chromosome 8, fToxJac2.pri, whole genome shotgun sequence genome is shown below.
GAGACTTGAATCTTAAAGCATAAATACTGACACTGACAAATACTGAATACAAAGTTATGTTGTTGGGATATTTCAGTGAGGACCAAAGTTGTGGACTGACAGGCTGACATTACCATAGTTAGAGTCTATAGAACTTCTATAGAGATGTGTGGTCCACTCACCCAGTAACTAACTGTAAATGCAAAATGTCTTTGAATTTACCATAAATCATCAGTAAAGTTTCGTTTCCTTTCCTCCTAAAACTTCCATGCCTCTCTGTGGTGATTGAAAGTTTGCACAGGTATTTCCCATTATCTGCCCACTGGACATTTTTGAGAAGTATGGACTTGTTTGAAGAGGTTTGGTTTTTGTCCAGAAGGTCTACACGTCCGGCATATTTCTCAGAAGGGACCCACAGTCTGGAATTTTCCTGCGTTAAGTAAACCCAATACAGAACTGGTGTAGTCAGCACCTTCTCATCGTGGGAAACCTTAAGGTGGCATGGCATCAGAACATCATTACCCAGAGCGGTGGTGAGCACGGGGGGCTGGTGAACTGCGACCCGCGAGTAGGTgcctgaaaaattaaaaaaaaaaaaaaaaaaaaagacagggatGTTGCATAACTGTGATAATTTCCTGTGAGAAAAGGTATTCACTACAtcttttgtcaaaaaaaaaaagtttaacttcctctcctgtgttgttttgttagAATTGGGTTGTGGTGGTTTGTGGTTGTAAATACAGATACAGGTGGCAGTTGACAGGGTGAAAGCAAAGACCATGTTTTTTCATTGAGGACTAATTTTAGAGTGAACAGTTCTGAATTTATAAGCATGTGATAGTTGCAATGCTAACTGcattctgtttttcagaaaatTTAGAAACCATGTTCCCATCTGTTGAACTCTTGAGCATCGCACTTTATATTCACAGGTTATGTGTCATTAGGATAAACAGCAACCATCCCTCAAAAGGCTGACTGTGCACTTATACAACATAAAAATCCAAATTTAGATACATGAAGAGATGCACAGTTCAGGTGGAGCTGAAATGCTGAAAGAAGGGTGAGGCACTTGCCCATCAAACTACGTGATACCAAACTTTAGCAAACAAAAGAAGCAGTGAAAATAcagataaaatttaaaaaataatgctCTTCTTAAGGAGAAATTGGGCATTTTACTTTCAACTTCAGTTCatttagaacttttttttttaacctttagtAGAAGGATTTACAACCTCTACTGTATGTTGGCTTAAGCTTTAACTTGTTGAGGCTGCCGCTTCCTAAAACACTGGTCTTTGCAGCAGAGAAGGCAAGTGCTTGTAACTTTTGCTTCAGGGTAAAAAGGCAGACAAAAAATTTAGAGGACGAAGAATGTAGTTTCCTGCTTCCTGCCtcagcacagtcacacagtctcgcactcaaaaaaaagtgaaaataacaaattttcagatgaaatatttagaaTTTTGAGATTTGAAGGCAAAAATATAAATTGAATGACTTTTCTCATGATGCCCAAACAATAGGTAGTGCATTACCAATTTAGATTTTGTCATGTCTAAtaattttcctgaaaaaaaaaatgtacaggaGCTTTGAAATGTGTATTGTTCACAAACAATTTATAAAGATGTGTCTCAACTAACAATGTAAGAAGCAGTAATATAATGTTAATATAATGTTACGTTTGAGGATTTGCCCTCTGTAGATTTATCATAGACCTAAtgtagaggtaaaaaaaatgttagcaaCTTGAGATCAGACAACAGCTGTTAGTTAAAGACAGTTCATCTAACCTGAagcctgtttttgtttccatgtgCGTCCACACACCTGTGTCAGTACCAGAGCCAGCAAATCACTAAAGAGAGCTTTCACAGAAACCCACATACAGATTAGAtggctttttaaattttacctGAGACCATGAAGTAGAGAAATATCCATGTCGTCAACCCCATTTTGTCAAAACTAAGTTGTGATCCAACTTGGACAGAACGATCTGCAACATGTCTCTCGATTAAAGATATATTACTCTGCACAGATCAAATATATGAAGGCGTCGGTACCACGACTTCCTCAGAAGCAGGAAGATATTACTCATAACTttgaaacactggaaaaaaaaaagattttttttcagttgtttattATTGTTGAAAGTACAAAGTTAGTATTACTTCACTAAGAActgaagatttatttttcaagtaaaataaagtatataatacatttatttttaaaaatcacaactAGGCATTGAAACTGAAAGTGCAGAACATTAAAGTTTACAAAATAATCTCCACTCAACCTCCAGGCGATTGTTGGAGACTGAAAAAAGTCTTTATCAGCAGATGAAGTTTTTTCAGTTGTTGTGAAATTGTTCAAACTTTCCTTTACTCTAAGCACTTTTAGGATTTTAGGATGTTTGCCGGTTAATTCAGCAGCAGTGTCCACTCGAGGTCCACTTACTTGTTTGTACTTGAACTTCTGACTGTGTCACAAGCAAGTTGATGGATATAGTTCAGTCGAATGTTGTGCCCAAGATCAAGAATGTTCAACACAAACCAATGTGAACAAGAAATCCTTCATTCTGCTGACGAAAACCATGTGATCGAAAGCTCCAGGAGAAGTGAGTAAGACAACGCAAGTAGAGATTGTCTTTTTTACGCGTTTAAATGTCAAGAATGAGCTTCTGATGATTTATTTTACTCTTGTCTTTGTCACTTTAACTTGTGTTTCAACAGCCAACAGGGATGACCAATAGATGATTAGACATACTGATGCCCTTTGAACCCACTACTATCCTCCCAGATAAACCTTGGGCTATATGCATTTCTGACATGCAAAAGTTGCTCTTTGCGTGTGGCTTCCCACACAAGAGAGGTTCTATAGTGCCATCCACTATGTTTTCTCACTGATCCACTGTTGATTCAACTGTGAATAGTAACTGCTATGAATGCTGTGTTATAAGCCCCCTTTGCTTTCACACAGGCTTTGCAGGGGTGTGCAGACCATCACCCCTGCACAAGAATTTCCAACACACCCACTTGTGTCACTGGTAAAAGTTTGGAAAAGGTGTTTCAGAAGAACGCTACTTTCATGAAGAATCTTGAGCCATTCTGTGATTTATTCTGTCACTTTTATACATTAGATTTATATGAAAGATGGGTTAATGTGTCTAAGATGGTTAAACAGGATGTGATTAATATTTGTCAGTTAGTACAAAGTGTTGTTTTCGTAGTCACGGAAAAGTTAGATGTAGTACTAATTCTGAAACCATccattctgaaaaataaaaaataacctgCCTTCATAATTTAGCCAGAGGCGGAAAAAGGGAGACGTATATTTTTACTCAAGAACTGTACCTATACGACTGTTTTGACGTAGAGATACTTTACTTACGTCTTTCCATGTTATACTGCTTTCTGTTTCCATTCCACTACATTTCTGTGACAGCTTTAGCTGCAAAATCTTGAAAGAGTTTACACAAGAAAAAATATATGGTAAGCTCAAATACAAGGGttaaatcagtgtttatttgGGGTCTGTTGTCACAGATGATATACACTGATATCTCAGTTCTGATAAgcaagacagaaataaaatctaaagttaaACATAAGTTTAAAGTAAAGTGGCAAAAGATGTGGGATGTTGAGAGAACAGGTAGAGCAGTATAGAGGAAACGGTGAAATTGCTGGACGTTAGTTTCCGGTGCACACTCCATACCAGCAGGTGGCGGTAATGCGGTTTGCCAACCGCCGTAAAACGTTTAGAAGAAGAACAGGAAGAACTACATTACCCACACAACCTTTCGTGAACGTATTACGTCAAAACGGTAGGCCGTAGTCAGATTCCGACATGGAGGATATCGTAGCTGTGGAAAAGAGCCCGGTACGGATTTGTGAGATAGTTTCCTCTTTTGCACTTTGAATTGGCAGAGTTTTTGTGTTAGGCTTTTGTAAATATACGTTATTGAGCGTTGCTTTCAGTGCGCGTCTGTCGCAGTCTTTTACCGTCCGTTAGCTCATTGACACTGCCGAAACGTAAACCTGCCAATTCATTCCCTACTCAGTGCAGTTGCTATGTCATGCGAGTTAGCTGCTAGCATTAGCACGGTGTTTGTAGCGTTTGAGAAAAAGGATTTAAgcgttttttttcctgtaaaaccCTAGCTACCAAAGGTTGATGTCATGTTATCTGGATGATGTGTCCGTGTTTCACCGGTGTGTCGCAAACGGTTTTGAATAGTCTGTTTTTGGGTTTTGCGAACAGCTAAAGTTAGCTAGCTGTTAACAAGCTAAGGGTAGCTAAGCTAGCGATTGTCTGGGTAACAACCGAGCGTACAGTTGTTGTTTATCGCTGTGTTTCTGCAAAGTTATGTTTTTGGTGTATTATGTTCTTAAGCTGTAAATAGTCTGTACcgtaaacatattttttgtttgttcaggtGAAATGTAGCGCAAAGTCTTCATTGATGTATGGTGGTAACTACATTAGTTAGCTTATTTGAAAtgcttttgtgttgttgttaccTTCACAGGACGATATGCCGGCAATTCTGAGCTCCAGACCTCAGACAGGTCTGTCTTTTCTGGCCCCAGAACCAGAAGATCTCGAGGACCTGTACAGCAGATACAAGGTCTGATACCTGCTCATGTATTTGAGTTAAACGTTACATCCTACCTCTCAGATGTGGTGTTGTTAAATTTCAAATGGCTGCAGTCATTCCACTAATGATAAGTATGGAACAGAAACACTTGAAACAAACTTGTACAAATAACCCTCATGCATAAATTACAGTAGTCTGGCTTCAAACCTCTGAATCTCTGATTCCTCTGTGATTAGAGTGATGTTTTTGattgaaataaaatgtcagttcAGTCTTATCAGGCTAAACAGAGGGGTTGCAGTACATTTCTCACAGACCATGTTTATCTAAGGTTCGTGCAGTATTTACCCACCTACTTTTgtttatattgatttttttaaacatttaagttTCTGGTGATTTAGGTTTTTTGGTGAACCTGTAAAGCAGACTAAAATAAATTGCTTATCAAGAGCAACACACAATAATTACTGTGTAGTTTCTGAAATTTCTGATGCTATATATTTTTAGGGCAGCCTCACACAACGGATCAGATGCAATGTGGGGCTTTCAGTGTGACGAGGTGTCCACTACATGTAATTCTGTTAGAAAATGTGTAATATTGTCTAAGCTTGCATGAATTTTAACatatcctttttttgtttttttccaaaagtgatttcaaaatgtttgttcttaaatgttttaattattctCAActctctgtgtccacacacaaGCCACCAGCTTGGGACTATGATCCCCAGAAAGCAGATTTATTGTATATTCATCTCCTGCAGGCTCTCACACTGATTTCTTCCTCTACTTTTGTTGTATGTTTgcagaagctgcagcaggagctggaATTCCTGGAGGTGCAGGAGGAGTACATAAAAGATGAGCAGAAGAACCTGAAGAAAGAGTTCCTCCATGctcaggaggaggtgaagaggatACAGAGCATCCCACTTGTCATTGGCCAGTTCCTGGAAGCGGTTGACCAGAACACGGCCATTGTTGGCTCCACTACAGGtaccattaaaagaaaaaagctgccaaaatgtaaaaacacacaaaccccagCCTGAACAGAACTGAGTACAACTGCACCTGGAAGTGGGACCTGAGTCATCGCAGATCTGTTTGTGTCAGCTGTACTCGTAGAGAGTGACCACATAGTTTAtgcaaaataataagaaaatttTAACAACAGTTGTGGCTACTTTATGACTTTATAGTATTTAAAGACGTGTGGCCCCCCCTCAATTCTTGCCCATAAACACTGAAATAgaatctgttgttttttgttgtgcGTTACCTTTTTCATAGATATTTTGGttgatattttgtttgtgtcaggtTTAATATTAAGGGGATGATTTCTGCACCAAGGAACAATTAAACTCTTACTAGTATTAAATTTCCAAGAtataaatggaaaacaaaacagtatacatttgaaatgcaaaaataatgaccatgaaaataaataaatagttaaagatgagaattaaaaatgaatggcACAGCAGATGATTCATACAAGCTGTATGTTTGAATGCTTTATCATGTTCTGGCTTTCAGAGTCTTTTGAGAGAACGGGGAAGAGATGTACTGTGTGCTGTCAAATTTTAATTATTCAGCGTGAAGTACATGTTTTAAATCTGTAATGAGTTCTGTTCCTGTATTCTTCCCACTTTTATTCTCCATTGTTCCCCTTTCAGGGTCCAACTACTATGTTCGTATCCTGAGCACCATCGACAGAGAGCTGCTGAAGCCCAACGCCTCAGTGGCCTTGCACAAGCACAGCAACGCCCTTGTAGATGTGCTCCCTCCTGAAGCTGACAGCAGCATCATGATGCTGACGTCAGGTAAAACACTCGCCGCTCACTCACAGGGGATTTCAGGTTGCACGGtctgtaaacatgtttaagTGCGGACAAGCTCAACACAGCAAACCAGAGTGTGACTGTGAtcacaaacatattttccaGTAGTATCTCAAAAGATTTTATTAACAATTTTTACTATCAAGCAAtcagttcattttatttcctcattCATAAGTTTATCCATTAAAATGCAAAAGAGGCCATTTTCTAAACATTATGTATATATGTAGCTGGTTTaaccttccttttctctgtgtttgtgctcccAGACCAAAAGCCAGATGTGATGTATGCTGACATTGGTGGTATGGACATCCAGAAGCAGGAAGTCAGAGAAGCAGTGGAGCTGCCACTCACACACTTTGAACTCTACAAACAGGTCAGATATGTAACAGAGACAAAACATGTCAACATTAACCCTGACAAACATGTATAGGTTTAATTATCAACGTGAAGGTAAATATCATGGGTTTGCTCAGTTCAGATGTAGAAAATCTGGGCTAGATTGCTAATATGTTTTTGTTAATCACAAACGATTTGCATTACCACTAACAAGCAGCTGGATTGTAACAGGACTAATCTTTCAATCAGCTCATTTGTGCTTACTGTCTCAGATTGGCATTGACCCACCCAGGGGTGTCCTTATGTATGGACCTCCAGGTTGCGGTAAGACCATGTTGGCCAAGGCTGTGGCACACCACACTACAGGTAAGTCCCCCATACCAGAGGCCTGTATATGTTTGTCACTGCACAGGAATTACATCCTAAATATAATACTGTTGGAGTTTTTATTTATGCAGTCTTTGGTAATGTGATATTGTCTTGTTTTATACTAtaatatagtatagtataatatattttacactatatatatacatatacatacatacatatacatatacatatatacaaagTGACACACAAGGTCATAACACAGATTACTACTAATTACAAGTAATATCTAATAGATTGTTGATACATACTCCTGTATGTACaatgtaaagaaaatgtaaactttGTCATTCTCTTCACCTCCAGCGGCTTTCATCCGTGTGGTGGGCTCTGAGTTTGTTCAGAAGTATTTGGGTGAAGGCCCTCGTATGGTGCGTGACGTCTTCCGGCTGGCAAAGGAAAATGCACCTGCCATCATTTTCATTGATGAGATCGATGCTATCGCCACTAAGCGTTTTGATGCACAGACTGGAGGTGCGAATCTGTGTGGCTCACATCTAGACTTGTTGCATATAAACCCAGCTCATAATGCCCTCTTGTTGTTGTTTCGTTGTCCTACAGTCAAGTCTACCCTGATTACATCTTTGTAAATGCAGTAACATCATGGTAAATGTTTAACCTCTTAccttgttgttttcttctgcaGCTGACAGGGAGGTGCAGAGAATCTTACTTGAGCTGCTTAATCAAATGGACGGCTTTGACCAGAACGTCAATGTCAAGGTGAGCCAAGTCCACCGGGCTCGGGAAGCTCTTAACGTTTCTCTTGTGACTGAACCATTTTTGTATGTGCTGACTCGTGGTGTCAGTTATGGAGCACTGTGTTAGCCATATCAGTCACCAGACAGCTGTCCCTCCTGCCAACCATCCTTTCACTATGCCACTGTCATTGTGCATTGTGTCACGCAGCTTAGAAAACAGCCCTAAGCcttatattgttatttttcaaaaCTTTAAATGGACATTTTGCTCCTAAGGTATTTGCACATGCAGTACTGCTTAGACTTGTACAAAGACTTAAGTGTATAAAGAGGTTGGCAGTTTGTGTATTTCCACAAACCGTAGAGAGGAAGCACAGTTCAGTATCTACATTTGTTTGTTGccctgttaacacacacattcagggtCTGCTTGCAAAAACTGCAGCGGCAGTGTAAAGTGCGACAGTACATAATTGTCTCTAATTAAGAGCACCCATGGCTTTGTTTACTTTACCAAAATTTTTGTAGGCAATGTAGAAAGTTTTTTggataaaaaaacacagtgacacactttGTACATTAAATTGAATCCTGAACAGTTGGTGAGTGATGGATGTTTCAAGTTTCAAAGGATTGGCCAAACCACTTCCCTGGATACTATGGGTGCATTTGGTCCAAGTTCAGCTCATTTTACTTCCTCTCATTAAgccagaaacaaacatttcatatgGGACCAAATGCACCCCAGTATACCATCATGCTCACATGATCTTGTTTGACATTTGAACCCCCCCCTTAGGTGATCATGGCCACGAACAGAGCAGACACACTGGACCCAGCCCTGCTACGTCCTGGTCGTTTGGACAGAAAGATTGAGTTCCCCCTGCCCGACCGCAGGCAGAAACGTCTCATTTTCTCCACCATCACCAGTAAAATGAACCTCTCTGAGGAGGTGGACCTCGAGGACTGTATCCTTTCAGCTCAATAACAgcatgtttaaatgttgttcATGAATGTATAACAAGGTGAGAAATTTACTTTTCCTTATAATGGTAATTTGTGTACAGcatacatgtttgtatgtgtgctgtaCAATCCTATGTGGTACATGTTTTAATCTAGTACTGATGATGGGTGGGTACATAGATATGTAATGGATGATGGGAAATGGGCTAAATGTCAAGGATGCTAAATTCGTGTTGTTACCGCTGTAGACCATGCAGTGTACAGAGTGGATCTTATGTTAAAATGAAGCCAGTTGGTGCAGTGCaggtttttaaatattttagagTCATAGCCAGCTGGCAACTCAGTGTAAGAATGTGCCTTTTTGGTGTTTATCTTCCAGTCATACAGGTGTAGACTTGCACACCATCTAACCTAACAGCTCTGAGTGTGAGATGATTTTTGTGAAGGGCTCTCTGCTTACGCTACGAGACTCACTTTATTCCTGAGAACAGCTTAGTGGTTCTGTTTTTGCTGCCCTTAAAATTTAGAAAGTGTTAAAGGTGAACATGCACTGTGTACACTGTATTATTACTGTATGTCTAAATATGGTTGGGATACTCAGATGGTTTGCTTGTATTTTGGCATTGTTGTGTTGTCGTCCTTAACTGATGCACAGATGTGGCCAGACCAGACAAGATCTCCGGGGCTGATATAAACTCCATCTGCCAGGAGGTGAGCTAGAACtttaatatctgtttttttttcttggactagtggaaaatgaaaactaataaaaaaaaatggagaatcTGTTATTTTGTATATATAACAactaaatatagaaatattcattttttgcctgatttcttcttctgttcatttcttcCTCGGCTGTCTCAGGCTGGCATGTTGGCAGTGCGTGAAAACAGGTATATCGTCCTGGCCAAAGACTTCGAAAAAGCTTACAAGACCGTCATCAAAAAGGATGAGCAGGAGCACGAGTTCTACAAGTAGAGACAAAATACATCCAGAGTAAAAGGTGTCCAGACACACAAGTTTGTTATTGATTTAAGTCTGTGCGTCTGTATCTACAGTGTGTCTTTTGTGGATTTGCAGTCCCTGACCTGCATTGATTTTTGGACTAAATTTACTGCAACACAAGGCCTAATGTCAGATTAGCCCTGTGTCTCCAGCCTTGAGAAGATACACAACCGTGTGATGGAGTGCTTTTTGTAAAGGCACTCGTCTGGTTCCTAAAAATATCTGGCCCTGACTGTAGCTAGGATAGAAAATTTTTATCTATATGTACTCACTGAACACGACAttgcttataaaaaaaaatcattaaagttTTCCATAAAAAAGGTAAACGGTAGCCATTTTTTCCTGCCTTGAAATGTAAGGATATAAGTTGCAGataattaattataaaaataactttGCTGAGTCTTTAACTAAATGTCTTTGGTGTTTTAGACCGCTGGTCAGACAAAAGTCAtagcagatttttttccccccaatttTCTGAAATTTTATGAACCAAATGATTAAGAAAATGATCATTGGTAGCCTGAGATGTGATTAATGTTAGTAAGTCAGCAAATACTTAAGCTGTAGTCTTGCATGGCCTTGCCTTTAtccacactttttttgttttctgtcagcaaaatgttcttttgcGAGATGTTGCTAAAGCACTTTAGTCCAACATTTTGAGGCTATTTAGATTGATTAGACAAAATCAATGTGAATAGAGTGAGAATTAacctgaaaaacatttgtcaaaaaATGAACCAtatctcacacccacacacaaaagcGTTATCTATGCTAGTATCACATCACAACATCTGACACATGCTAATTAATATCTGTATTTAGCCATACATTAGTTGAAGATACTGTTTTGTGGATATACTCCTGCCAGTGTTTGGATCTTGGAGTTGACACAGTCGACCCAAGTGGATGCCAGTGCTAGGCCGGACTTCTTGGTTAGTCCTTAAAGGCCTCCGTCCGTTCTGCTCAGTGGccctctgcttttcctttttgaaGTCTGCCCATGAGTCGAAGCAGTGCAGCCTAAGGTTGCAGCTCTCCCTTCACGCCACAAGTGGGGGAAAGATCATTCATAACAGCATCCATGTTGGAGTGTCagtaaaacaaatacacaccaaGCTACACAGCAAACATCACCTTTGTACACTAGCATTGTGAATTTATGTGGATAAAGTGAGGGCTGATGACCAGAGTCCCTTGGGGAAAAGCTTTGAATGTACTGTCGTACATTTAATACAGGTGAATTAAAACTTGATTATGATGAATGATTATTCTGATCAAAAATTTCAACTTAGCCTGCTGTTACATCCCAAACTATAGATAATAGTCgataaaaacaaagttttggAGCTCCCTTAATGTGATTTGATTAATAAATTACAGTGGAAATCAAAGTAGTGGTACCCACATATGTTTCACTTGGTCTCTGGTAGGAAGGATGTAAGTGACCTGATCAAAATAGTAGGGACAGAGCTGCACGTATGCGTCTTCTGGACGATAGGACATCCTGGCAAAGATTTTATCCAGTCTGCGGTTTGGTATGAAGTACTGTCCAGGGTAGAGTCGACACCAAAAGACTGTCACCAATGCATCCATGCCGGCTTGACATTCTGATGGCCTGAGAGGAAACAACTGGTACAGAGGTGGTTGGACTGCCATTTTCGCTAACTCCTGTGCCATCAAGGACGGAGATGAGATTAAATTCAGGTTACTGGCAGCcatacaaaaaaagtgattgtaAATTTGTTGATATTTTCAGATTATTACACCTTTCGTATTTCTGTTTGGCTTTtcttaaggaaaaaaaatgtgcttacTCCTTTTAAAATCAAACCAATTCTAGAAGTATAACTGTGatcaaataaatcaaaagtAATTGATTGTGTCTTACCTTAAGGGTGAAATGTAACGTCCTGTATGAAATGCgcactttttgttttcatttagtttttgttttgccgTGTTCTAGAGCATGTGGCagtagtttttaaaaaacatgtttaacacGCACATCTTTAAACTTCATTTTAACTGTTAACTTAATTTTCACGATTCAGTTTATCAGTTTCAGtgagttgtttgtgtttatgacaAACATTTTGCCctcaaattatttatttaaaaaaataggcCTAAATTTACTATAAATACACCGCTAATTATGCATATAATAGTGCCCCTTCCACTACAGCTGAGACATATTACTACCTGAATAACCCCTAAAAACACTATATTAATCAGTATTTCATATTAAAAAGCCAAGCTGGAGCTTTTTACACAGATAAACGAGTAGACTGATAATGTAATTTAGTATTTccagagaaggggaggggaaaTTGCTGTGCAACGCCGACTCTGCTCATTCGCCCTTCGAGACTACCGCACAGCACGTCGTCCACACAGCATCAACTTCAAAACATATCGGACATAGAGGAGGAAACGGGGTATCGTCTGGAATATCGACGGCTAAGGGCTGCTTAACCAGCCAAGGAATCAAATCAGCCTCTCCGGTAAGAATGAAACACTCAAATATATCACTGACCCACACCGAAAACAGCACTatatgtttctctctctcttttcctttctttctgtgtgtgtgtgtgtgtgtgtgcctgtggctGGTAGCTAGCTAGCCAGCTAACTAACGTCACTTAACCAGCAGCTGCTAGCTCGGCGTGGTTTGGCTCGTGTTTCCTGCCACAGCTGCCGAGAAACAGTTTTTAATCGGCCGAATGAGAACACTTTACTCTGTGATGTTTACCCGATTGTTGTTTTGAAAGTGTTGTTGATTATCTCTTTGCTTTGAGTAAACGTGTTAACATGTTCACGTCAGTCAGACAAACAGTTGAAAGAAAATCAGCGGCAGTGTTTGTTCACCCTAAAAGTAAGACCCGTAtcggtacaaaaaaaaaatctgctacGAATAATGTTGATAAACAGTTTAAAAGTCGATTTCCTTACACGATAGCAGGTACAAGAGAAGGCAcgagtttttatttttttcaagtgtGTGTTATTAGTTTGTTATAAACTGCCTAACGCAGCCAACATGGTGTAAGCTAATGTTCGTTAAAACAAGCTCAGTCTGCGTTACTTTTCCAAAATGCTAGTCCAAGGTTTAGTTAAACCCCTTGAAAGTTTTCttgcctgtaaaaaaaaaaaaaggtagctagtttgtgtgtgtgtcactgctaaCGGTGCAAAGGCGACACAAAGTTTTGTCATGAGTTTAGCGACGACTTAAATAGGCGTGTAAACCCGGTTTATTAATAGCTAACTATTCATGTGTGGCTTGACTGTGAGCCGACGCTGGGGACGTGGTCGCAGTTGAGGTATCAGGGAGTGTTGAAAATACGCATTAATTCCACCATTTCGTGTGAGTTTTGATTTTGAGTCGCAGGACTTCCTTCTGAAGGTCTCACAGCCTCTATTCTTTCCCCATATTCTCATGTACTCCCTTCTCAGCAGAACAAAAGGCTC
Proteins encoded:
- the psmc4 gene encoding 26S proteasome regulatory subunit 6B, with amino-acid sequence MEDIVAVEKSPDDMPAILSSRPQTGLSFLAPEPEDLEDLYSRYKKLQQELEFLEVQEEYIKDEQKNLKKEFLHAQEEVKRIQSIPLVIGQFLEAVDQNTAIVGSTTGSNYYVRILSTIDRELLKPNASVALHKHSNALVDVLPPEADSSIMMLTSDQKPDVMYADIGGMDIQKQEVREAVELPLTHFELYKQIGIDPPRGVLMYGPPGCGKTMLAKAVAHHTTAAFIRVVGSEFVQKYLGEGPRMVRDVFRLAKENAPAIIFIDEIDAIATKRFDAQTGADREVQRILLELLNQMDGFDQNVNVKVIMATNRADTLDPALLRPGRLDRKIEFPLPDRRQKRLIFSTITSKMNLSEEVDLEDYVARPDKISGADINSICQEAGMLAVRENRYIVLAKDFEKAYKTVIKKDEQEHEFYK